A window from Shimia isoporae encodes these proteins:
- the xdhA gene encoding xanthine dehydrogenase small subunit: MMQAVGIRNEIRFYLNDREMRLTDVGADDTLLDFLRIDQRLTGTKEGCAEGDCGACTVMVGRLTPNGLKYETVNACIRFLASLEGCHVVTIEYLGGPNGRLGPVQEAMVEHHGSQCGFCTPGIVMSLYALWMAHERPTVQQVETALQGNLCRCTGYAPIIRAAQAVTDFGTPSSEHLTSERDAVTAKLQALRDGARVEVARDGSRAILPANADDLAEVLQENPQATIVAGSTDVGLWVTKFLKRLSPAVFVGNLEDLKRIEVGADAITMGAGVTYSEAQHVIAEHYPHLSEYWDRIAGWQVRNMGTIGGNIANGSPIGDTPPVLIALGASITLRKGNSRREMPIQDFFVAYGKQDLAESEFVESISVPRISHGHHAAYKISKRREEDISSVAVGMKVDVKDGVIISAVLAFGGMAATPKRAGNAEAALIGKPWSEQTMLAAAAKLPEDFQPLNDMRATAEYRMKVAQNLFRRFWLEQSGAEARLTAEGV, translated from the coding sequence ATGATGCAGGCCGTAGGGATCCGCAACGAGATCCGATTTTATCTCAATGATCGCGAGATGCGTCTCACCGATGTGGGGGCGGATGACACGCTTCTTGATTTCTTGCGGATCGACCAGCGCCTTACCGGAACCAAAGAAGGCTGTGCAGAGGGGGACTGCGGCGCGTGCACAGTGATGGTCGGGCGGTTGACGCCCAATGGATTGAAATACGAGACCGTCAATGCCTGCATCCGGTTTCTGGCATCGCTGGAGGGCTGTCACGTTGTGACAATTGAATATCTTGGCGGGCCAAACGGACGGCTGGGCCCCGTGCAGGAGGCCATGGTCGAGCACCACGGAAGCCAGTGCGGCTTCTGCACACCGGGGATTGTGATGTCGTTGTATGCTTTGTGGATGGCCCATGAACGGCCGACGGTTCAGCAAGTTGAAACCGCATTGCAGGGGAACCTTTGCCGATGCACGGGCTATGCACCGATCATCCGCGCGGCTCAAGCCGTGACGGATTTCGGAACGCCTTCTTCGGAACATCTGACCAGTGAACGTGACGCTGTGACAGCAAAGCTGCAGGCGTTGCGGGATGGGGCACGTGTGGAGGTGGCCAGAGATGGCAGCCGTGCGATCCTTCCGGCGAATGCGGACGATTTGGCAGAAGTGCTTCAGGAAAACCCGCAGGCAACCATTGTGGCCGGAAGCACCGATGTTGGGCTATGGGTGACCAAGTTTTTGAAACGGCTTTCTCCGGCCGTGTTTGTTGGCAACCTCGAAGATTTGAAGCGGATCGAAGTTGGCGCTGATGCGATCACTATGGGCGCGGGTGTGACCTATTCCGAGGCGCAGCACGTGATTGCCGAACACTATCCGCATCTTAGCGAGTATTGGGATCGCATCGCCGGATGGCAGGTTCGCAACATGGGGACGATTGGCGGTAACATTGCCAACGGATCGCCAATTGGTGACACGCCGCCTGTGCTGATTGCGTTGGGGGCATCGATCACGCTGCGCAAAGGCAATTCCCGGCGGGAGATGCCGATCCAGGATTTCTTTGTTGCCTATGGAAAACAGGATTTGGCAGAGAGCGAGTTCGTCGAGAGTATCTCGGTACCGCGCATTTCCCACGGTCATCATGCTGCTTACAAGATTTCCAAACGCCGCGAGGAAGATATTTCCTCGGTGGCCGTAGGGATGAAAGTGGATGTTAAAGACGGCGTGATCATCTCTGCAGTTTTGGCATTTGGTGGCATGGCAGCCACACCCAAAAGAGCCGGAAACGCCGAGGCGGCCCTGATTGGAAAACCATGGTCTGAGCAGACAATGCTCGCGGCTGCGGCGAAGCTTCCCGAAGATTTCCAACCTTTGAACGACATGCGCGCAACGGCGGAGTATCGCATGAAAGTGGCGCAGAACCTGTTCAGACGATTTTGGCTCGAACAGTCAGGCGCTGAGGCCCGGCTGACTGCGGAGGGCGTGTGA
- a CDS encoding LysR family transcriptional regulator has protein sequence MPYLESLRVFVRVVELGSITSGGRDLRLTPAVASNRIKELESRLGARLFNRTTRNLSPTEVGKVFYDHARKVIVALEEAEAVVADFSDHPRGTIRVTAPLGVGRRIIAPLIPAFSDMYPDVDVRLRLSDRKVDLLEDGLDVAFVLGELKDSNFKLRKIADCDRVLVASPDYLARKGTPQSPDDLLKNHNCLLLRFPRSPEYFWTLQTEKGPRKIEAKGRFDADDGDVLTQWALEGAGIANKVRFDVAQHLENGELVEVLADTPPVPAAFGCLYPHRKFQDPKIRLFVDFMSGESRQRIAI, from the coding sequence ATGCCCTATCTGGAAAGTCTGCGCGTGTTCGTACGTGTTGTCGAACTCGGTTCCATCACCTCGGGCGGGCGCGACCTGCGCCTGACACCAGCGGTTGCTTCAAATCGCATCAAGGAGCTTGAGAGCCGGCTTGGCGCACGCCTGTTCAACCGCACAACGCGCAACCTATCGCCAACAGAGGTCGGCAAAGTCTTTTACGACCACGCGCGCAAAGTGATTGTTGCTCTTGAGGAGGCCGAAGCCGTAGTTGCAGACTTTTCAGACCATCCGCGCGGCACCATTCGCGTCACCGCCCCTCTTGGCGTCGGCCGCAGGATCATAGCTCCGCTGATCCCGGCGTTTTCAGACATGTACCCTGACGTCGATGTGCGCCTGCGACTGTCCGACCGCAAAGTCGATTTGCTCGAAGACGGGCTCGACGTGGCCTTTGTGCTCGGCGAGCTCAAAGACAGCAATTTCAAACTTCGCAAAATAGCAGACTGCGACAGAGTTCTCGTTGCATCACCAGACTATTTGGCACGGAAAGGCACACCGCAATCGCCGGACGACCTTTTGAAAAACCACAATTGTCTCCTGTTGCGGTTCCCGCGCTCGCCAGAATACTTCTGGACGCTTCAAACTGAAAAGGGCCCCCGCAAGATCGAGGCCAAAGGGCGGTTTGACGCGGATGACGGGGATGTCCTGACCCAATGGGCTCTCGAAGGCGCAGGCATCGCAAACAAGGTGCGCTTTGACGTAGCACAGCATTTGGAAAACGGTGAGTTGGTGGAGGTACTTGCCGATACACCGCCTGTGCCGGCCGCCTTCGGTTGCCTCTATCCCCACCGCAAGTTCCAGGATCCGAAAATCCGGCTGTTTGTAGATTTCATGAGTGGTGAAAGCCGGCAGCGCATAGCGATCTAG
- a CDS encoding diguanylate cyclase, with product MTVTDDMLHMLDVLCPMHVQLDGQGVITHAGPTLQKLYPDMSLAGQPFLTVFELSRPKRITDMDGLIRTAGQKLHLRKRTAPQTGLKGVLVPMPSENGAMVNLGFGISILDAVSDYDLNAADFAATDLTIEMLYLVEAKSAAMEASRKLNLRLQGAMIAAEEQAFTDTLTGLKNRRALEHILPRMVNDCTAFGLMQVDLDFFKEVNDTRGHAAGDAVLQHVARVLVESSREEDCVARVGGDEFVLVFNGTTDLDILGRIADRIISEIETPVPFQDAICKVSASVGISVYQGSNDTDMDTLLAEADTALYASKHAGRSTYTVFDPQLKESGPLAS from the coding sequence GGTAACGGATGATATGTTGCATATGTTGGACGTATTGTGTCCGATGCATGTGCAATTGGATGGCCAAGGCGTGATTACGCACGCGGGTCCTACGTTGCAGAAACTGTACCCGGACATGTCGCTCGCAGGACAGCCGTTTTTGACCGTTTTCGAGTTGAGCCGCCCCAAGCGCATCACCGATATGGACGGACTTATACGCACAGCAGGGCAAAAGCTGCACCTGCGCAAGCGAACCGCGCCGCAGACCGGATTGAAGGGTGTTCTGGTACCAATGCCAAGCGAGAATGGCGCGATGGTGAACCTCGGGTTCGGCATTTCCATTCTCGACGCGGTCAGCGACTACGACCTGAATGCTGCGGATTTCGCGGCAACAGATCTGACCATAGAAATGCTTTATCTGGTCGAGGCGAAATCCGCTGCGATGGAAGCATCGCGAAAGCTGAACCTGCGCTTGCAAGGCGCAATGATTGCCGCCGAAGAGCAGGCGTTTACAGATACGCTGACCGGTTTGAAGAACCGTCGTGCGCTCGAGCATATCCTGCCGCGGATGGTGAACGATTGTACTGCGTTTGGCCTGATGCAGGTGGATCTCGACTTCTTCAAAGAGGTCAATGACACGCGCGGCCATGCTGCGGGCGACGCGGTTTTGCAGCACGTCGCGCGGGTTTTGGTGGAATCCAGCCGCGAAGAAGACTGTGTTGCACGCGTTGGTGGCGACGAGTTTGTGCTGGTGTTCAATGGCACCACCGATCTCGACATTCTTGGGCGCATTGCCGACCGGATCATTTCGGAAATCGAAACGCCGGTGCCGTTTCAGGACGCGATCTGCAAGGTATCTGCAAGCGTCGGTATTTCTGTCTACCAAGGCAGCAATGACACGGACATGGATACGCTACTGGCCGAAGCGGATACGGCGCTCTATGCATCCAAACATGCGGGGCGTTCGACTTACACAGTGTTTGATCCGCAGTTGAAAGAGAGCGGCCCTTTGGCGAGCTAG